The nucleotide window AGATTCAGCAGGGGCGCAATTGGCCGCGCAATTTACTAGTATCCAAATGAATGAAGGGTTTTCTGATAGTGCAAAAATAGGAAGAAGTATTCCACCTGAGACGATTCGTGGCGTCATTTTGCTATGTGGTCCCTATGATTTACAAGAAGTCGCGACGATGTCTCCTAGTGCGTTTAAGCGTTTTCTGTTTAAGCGAATCGGCTGGTCCTACTTCGGAAAATACAATTGGGAAGGTAAACAAGCAACGCTAGAAGCCTCGCTGTTAAAAAATGTTCCTAAGGCATTTGTGCCAACCTTTATCACAGATGGAAATACAGCTTCCTTTGAAGCACAAGGAAAACGATTTGCCAAACTTTTAGAAAAACGTACTACAGTTACACAGGTTTTCTATGATACATCTAAAGGTACATATGGTCACGAATATCAATTTCAGATGAATTTAGATGCTGCACAAAATACTTTTAAGGAATTACTGAAATTTTTAGAAGAAACAAAGAGCAGCGCTGCAACGAAACAATCTTAGGTTGTAAAAAAGAATAGTCCTAGGAATCGTGATTTGTCGGTGGTTTTCTTTTGTTAATTTTAATATGGATGTATATGATAATATCTTCAAGCAATGAGTTAGCTGTATGAGATGGAGATCACGGAGATGACTCAGGTATGTATGTGGGAGTATTTCATCCTTCTCGTCATCCATTCGTCATCGGAACCTATCTTTTGCAGGTCTTGGCATAGGTTCTTCAATTTTATATTACCTACCCTATTTCTAAGTCTTTGTGAAAGATCTATTGTTAAGAGAGCGCCTCGCTAGGGCAATGAAAGAAGATTGCAGTTGATAGAGAAATCTTCTTTTTGTTTGTGAAAAATCTGCTTCTTCATATATTACCGAGCATTACTTACTGAGAAAGAAAGAGTGATAAAACTATTTATATAATAGCTAATTAGGCTGAAAATTCAAAAAATAATACTATAAAAACAAAAACGAGACCAATTTTTTTTGCTTCAAACCTAAGTACAATTAATGTAAAGCGTTTTCATTAGGAGGTAAATATGAAGAAGAACGGAAAGTTAGTAACCACAATTGTCGCATCTTCAGTAATCTTGGCTTCAGTATCACCTGTTTATGCACAATCCCCCATATCTACAAAGGCTACTGCTACAACTTTGAAGAAATCCACAACAGGCAATGGAATAAAACGAGTAGAAAATCTAGTGGATGCACGTGCTACGAATAAAACAAAGTCATTATTTGCCTACCTTGATGATATTAGAGGAAAGCACGTTTTATTTGGTCATCAGCATGCTACAGATGAAGGATTTACTTTGACTGGTTCCAATGAAATAGAATCGGAAGTAAAAAATTCCGTAGGTGACTTCCCTGCGGTATTTGGTTGGGATACGTTAAGTTTAGAAGGGAAAGAAAAACCGGGCGTTGCCAATGATCTTGAGCAGAGTAGGATAAACTTGGCGAAATCTATGAAAGAAGCGCATGAACTTGGCGGGATCGTTTCATTAAGTACGCATTTTCCAAATTTTGTAACAGGGGGTAACTTTAACGATACAAGCGGTTCTGTCGTTGAACATATTTTGCCTGGTGGAGATAAAAATGATGAGTTTAATGCGTTTCTTGACAATATCGCTATGTTTGCAAATAACTTGAAAGATGATAGAGGAGATCTCATTCCTGTCCTATTTCGTCCGTTTCATGAACAAAACGGGGGCTGGTTCTGGTGGGGAGCAAAAACAACAACCGTCAGTCAGTACGTGGAGATTTATCGATATACAGTAGAGTATTTACGGGATAAAAAGGGTGTCCACAATTTCCTGTATGTCTTTTCACCAAATGGAACCTTTGGCGGTAGCGAAGAAAGTTATTTGATGACATATCCAGGAGATGAGTACGTTGATGTACTGGGAATGGATCAATATGATAACCAGTCCAATCCGGGTTCAACTCAGTTTCTGAACAACTTGGTCAGTGACCTTGGCATGATTGCGAGGCTTGCCGATACAAAAGGAAAGATTGCAACGTTTTCAGAGTTTGGTTATAGTCCGCAGGGGATGAAAACTACAGGTAATGGTGATTTAGAATGGTTTACCAAAGTTATGAATGCCATTAAGGCTGATCCCGACGCGAAACGTATTTCTTATATGCAAACATGGGCAAATTTTGGATTAAACGGCAACTTGTTCGTACCGTATAAAAATGCGCCAAACGGTCTTGGCGATCATGAACTTCTTGCTGATTTTATCAAGTATTACAACGATCCGTACACGTCGTTTTTGAATGAAGTGAGTGGTGTGTACAAATACAAGGTGAAAGCGGCCAAGGAACAGCCGTTTATGCACGTTGCTTCTCCGACGGCTGGTGCGACTGTGAACACAAACACGACAAAGATTCGTGCTAGAGTTCTACATAATAAACCGACGAAAGTCGTGTACATTGTGGAGGGCACGGAAAAAGAAGTACCAATGAAGCTTGATGCAGACGGCTATTACTCAGAAGATTGGTCTCCTGATGCCGTTTTTAACGGAAAGTCTGTACAAATCACCGTCAAATCTTATGGTAAGAATCACTCTGTGCAGGAACAAACCATAAAGGTGTTTGTCAAGGTTCCTGAAATTTTAACGAAGCAGTACACCTTTGATACAAATATCGAAGGAATCCAGAATAATGGCACGTATCCGGATTCTATTCTTACTTCGTTTGAGCATGCTTCACTGAACGGAGATGGGAAGCTAAAGATTAATGTAATCGGCTTGAAAGCTACAGATACCTGGCAAGAGTTAAAGGTAGAGTTACCAAACATTACACAAAGCGTCGATTTGGAACATGTAAATAGAGTCAGGTTTGATTTGCTGATTCCAGCTTTCGCAAATAGTAACAACACGAATGCTAGCTTACGAGGAGTAGCGATGCTGCCGCCAGATTGGGATACGAAATACGGCATGACAACGACGGAAGTAAAACTGACCGACCTTGCTCCTGTCATAATCGACGGAATGAATTATCTCAAATATCAGGCTTCCATTAATTTAAATAACCCTGTCAAAACAGTTGAAGCGACTAGCCTTGCACTTTCAGTCGTAGGAAACGGCTTACAATTGGACGGAGCGATGTTTATGGACAATATCCAATTACTAAACACATTTACTGAGGCACCGAAAGATCCTGCTGTTGTAGACGATTTTGAATCTTATCAAGATGACGATGCTGCATTACGTACGAAATGGGTGCATGCTGGGGGAGATACGACAGCAGTGTCTTTAAATAGAGACCATGAAAGTGGCGGCTCTTACGCTTTAAAGTTCGATTATACACTCGCGGGCTCAGGCTATGCAGGTATTACCAAATCTCTTGGGGGAGTAGATTGGTCTAATTTCAATAAGTTGAAATTTTGGCTTGTGCCGGATGGGAAAAATCAGAAGATGGTTGTTCAAATCCGTGTTGACGGTGTTTCGTATGAAGCGTACCCATCTCTCGCTTCAACAGAAGCTGGGTGGGTAGAGCTTCATTTCAATGAGTTTACGGTCGCGCCGTGGGACAGTGCGAATATCGGAAAAACATTAAATAAAACAAATCTCAAAAATGTGCAAGACTTTGCTGTTTACGTTAATTCCGTAAACGGGGCTGCTTTGAGTAGTTCATTGTACCTAGATGATATAAAAGCAATTAACGATGGAACAGGCGGCGTTCCAAATGGTGGAACTGGACCGGGAAGCACACCAGAGAAAGCTGGCACACTGTACGATTTCGAGGGTGACGTGCAAGGGTGGAATGTGGAGCAAAATCAGGCTAATGCAACAATTCCAGTTGTCACTGCAGATGTTGCTGCCAAAGGTGTATATTCCCTTGCCTCAAGCTTTGATTTAACAAAGGCTGGAGGCTTTGAATTGGCGAAGGTGCAGGCAGCCGATTTGTCTGCTGTTGATACAGTGAGTGTAAAGGTCAAGTTGTCCGCGGGTCAAGCCAACGCACGTCTTTACGTAAAAGTAGGTGTAAACTGGAGCTGGTACGACAGCGGAACGGTTTCCATTGACTCCACCGGTTTTAAAACGCTGACACTTCCATTGAGCGCTGGATGGGGATTAGAGGCTGTAAAAGCAATTGGTGTAAAAATTGAACCAACGGGTGGAACAGGTACTGCGAATGTCTATGTTGATGATGTTGCATTATCAGTCACTAAGTAGAGAGTCTTTCATTATAGAACGAGAAAGCCCTACCTTGGTTTGGAAAAATTCATTAAAATAAGCAACTATGAGCACAGGATGCTAAAAGAGAGAGGTTCGACGTTTGAATCTCTCTTTTTCAGATATGTAAATAGCTAAACATGATGTATGTTAAAGCATCTTTAGATGTGAAAGAAGGTAGTAAAATGCTTTAAAATTTGATTAGAGGGAGAAAGCTCATGAACAAATCAATCTTTAGCATATTAGTGGTTATCCTGCTGTTTTCTATTATACCTTCCGTATCTGCTCATACTGTTTCACCGGTGAATTCTAATTCAACGCAAACTACAAAAGATATATACAATTGGTTAAGCCATTTACCAAATCGATCAAACAACCGTATTCTTTCCGGTGCATTTGGTGGTTATAGCAATGTAACATTTTCAATGTCTGAAGCAAATAACATAAAGAACGCAACTAATGTCCTTCCCGGAATGTATGCCTGTGATTACGCTAGAGGATGGGATACAGCGACAAATATAACGGATTTAATTGATTACAGCTGTAATGCAGATTTAAAGGCATACTGGAACAATGGAGGGATGATTCAAATTAGTTTACATCTACCGAACCCAGTAAATACAAATGGTGGGGGACTCAAAACAGCTATTACGAACGCCCAATATGCAGACATTATCAATGATTCAACTGCTTCTGGCCAACGCTGGAATGCGCTATTGTCCAAAGTAGCAGATGGGCTACAAGATTTAGAAAACAGCGGCGTGACTGTTTTGTTCCGACCTCTTCATGAAATGAATGGGGAATGGTTCTGGTGGGGAGCATCTTCATATGATAGTAATGATAATAGCAGGTTCAATAACTACATCAATTTATATCGTGATATGTACAATTACTTCACAAATGTAAGAAAGTTAGATAACCTATTGTGGGTTTATTCAGCTGATGCCAATCGTAACTATAAGACAGCTTACTATCCAGGCGATCGCTACGTGGATATAGTAGGTTTAGATGCTTATGTAGATAACCCTAATCTAATTAATGGTTACAATGAAATGCTTACATTGGGTAAGCCATTTGCTTTTGCAGAAGTTGGACCGCAAACAACAGGAGTGGGCTTCAATTATACAGATTTTATAAATGCTATTAAATCTAAGTATCAAGAGTCCATCTACTTTCTTGCTTGGAATGATGCATGGAGCCCATTGAACAATCAAGGTATAGGTAATTTGTATAATGATTTGTGGACGACAAATCAAAATGAAATATGGAATGGAAGCAGTCTTTCTTCAATTACAGATGCCCCAACTTTATTCGATTTTGAAACGAGTGTGCAGGGTTGGACTGGTGCAAATATATCAGGGGGACCTTGGGCAGTATCTGATTGGTCTGTAAACGGAAGCAAATCTCTTAAAGCAGACGTAATATTAACTAATGTATCTTCTTATGCCCTGAAGAACACTACGGGATTAAATTTATCAGCAAAAACAACTCTTAGAGCTAGGGTTAAGCATGCTTCATGGGGGAATGTTGGAAATGGCATGACGGCAAAGCTCTATATCAAAACAGGTTCAACTTGGACTTGGTATGATGGTGGCAGTGTAGGGATAAACGCAATAACACCAACTACACTTGCTTTAAATTTGAATGGAGTTACAAATATTCATGATATTAGGGAAATAGGAATTGAATTTTATACTTTTCAAGGAAGTGCTGATTCAGCAGTGTTTGTTGATTATATTACAAGTAATTAAACGAAGATATTCATCCAGAGATTTTCACAATAAGTAAGAAAATTTAGATTACACAAAATGATTGACGTTAGCATCAAAACTCATTATGATAGTAACATATGAATTGAATACCCTTAAAGGGGAGTAGCTTTAACAGCAAAGTCGTCATTTCAGAGATGCGTCATCTCTCGGCTTTGTTGGCGACCTTCGAGTTGTTAGCGAGACCTTTACCATCTGATAAGGCGGTAAAGGTCTGTATATTTTAGGACCTGTGCCCGTTGCCAGGTCCTTTTTGTTATTTTCTTGTTTGTCAGGGGGAACGATAATGAGAAAGCTATGGAAAAGGTTTCGCTTTATTTTCAACATTCGCAAATTTATTCCGTTTTTAAAGGATTTTTTTGTATCCAAGGAAGTTCCAACGTCAAAAAAGCTAATTTCTGTCGGGTTGCTTGGTTTGTATATGGTGTTGCCACTGGATTTAATTCCTGATTTTCTTGTGTTTTTCGGCATTCTCGACGATGTGACGGTGTTTATGTTTGTGCTGCAATATATTGTTAAGATGGCGCCACCGTCGATGCGTGAGAGATACGATATGTAATTGAGGTGAGGTAGTGGAACAATTAATATTGTCTTTTATTGAATTTTTAAAACAGTTTTCCTATGCGGGTGTAGTCCTTGCATTGACATTTGAATTTGTGCCAGCTGAGCTTGTGTTGCCACTTGTGGGTTATTGGGTCTATCAAGGTGATATGAACTTTATTGGCGCTATTATTGCCGGTACGATTGGTGGAACTACCGGGCCACTTACGCTGTACGCACTTGGTTATTATGGTGGTCGTCCACTCATAAAAAAATACGGCAAGTACTTTTTCATTAAAGAAAAAGAAATGGAAAAAGCAGAAGCCTTCTTTGAAAAGCATGGCCCGGCGGTCGCGTTCTTGGGTCGATTCGTACCAGGTATTCGTACATTGATATCGATTCCTTGCGGTGTTGCTAAAATGAATATATGGCAGTTTTCCATTTATACATTTTTAGCTATGTTGCCTGTTACAGCATTGTATATTTATTTAGGTATGAAGCTTGGGGAACATTGGAAAATGGCAGGGGAAGTAGCAAAAGAGTACTTATTACCAGTTGGTATTATTATTATCGGTATCGTACTTATTATGTCAGTACGTCGGTATATTAAGGCAAAAAAAGCTCAGGAATTTTAACATATTCCTTTTAGATATAACATTTGGAAAAAAAGAACGGCGATAATCTAAAGCCGATTCGCAAAAATTATGTACAAGGGGGGATTACACATGGAGCTGTTTTCTGCAGAGTTTTTTACAGCATTGCTGTCCATTATTATCATTGATTTAGTTTTAGCGGGAGATAATGCCATTGTAATCGGTCTTGCGGCAAGAAACCTACCAAAAGACCAACAAAAGAAAGTAATTATTTGGGGTACTGTCGGTGCAATTGTAATCCGGGCAGTTGCTACGTTAGCAGTCGTATGGTTATTGAAAATTCCAGGCTTATTGCTTGTCGGTGGTATCTTACTTGTTTGGATTGCGTATAAATTGCTTGTCGATGAAAAGGAACACAATGTACAATCTGGTGGTAGCATGTGGGCTGCCATTCGCACCATCATTATTGCGGATGCTTTAATGGGTCTCGATAACGTACTAGCGGTTGCTGGTGCTGCACACGGTAGCTTCTTGTTAGTCGTACTTGGCTTGCTTATCTCTATCCCAATTGTTGTATGGGGTAGTACGATTATCTTGAAATTCGTTGATCGATACCCAATTATCATTACGTTTGGTGCTGCTGTGCTGGCATGGACAGCTACTAAAATGATTGTAAAAGAGCCATTTGTAGCACCATACTTTGCAAATCCGGTTGTAAAATATGGATTTGAAATTATCATTGTTGCTGCAGTAGTGATTCTGGGAACAATGAAAAAGAAAAAACAAGCAGCTCATCATGAAGAACAACCAATTCAGAAACAACATTCTAGTTAAAAAGCCGCGTTTGCGGCTTTTTCTTATACGTATCAAGTTGAAACTACACTATCTGTAAGCTGTGTCTTTTTTAACAGTAAAGTTTAAGGGGCTTTCACAAGCATATAAACCGCAAGGAAAGTAAAGGTATTATTAGGTATATACAGTCTTGGCTGGCACAGGAGCTTGTTAAACAATGTCTACACCCAAGCATCGTTCGTTTTGCTCTCCTGCCGAAAAAGAACATCATTTTATACTTGTACTTATATAGTTTTTGTTCGTTTCTCATATAAAACAGATTTGTATGTAATACATTATGTAGTACAATGCAAGGAGAGGATATATAAGGAGGATTAATTTGAAACATTTAACAATTCTATCTAAGATTGAAAATTATATGGATCGTTTTTCACCAGCTGAAAAAAAGATAGCCGTTTACATATTGGAAAATGCAGAAATTGTACCAAACTTAACAACAAAAGACATCTCAGCAAATACGGGATCGAGTGAAGCTAGTGTAGTTCGTTTTTGTAAAACCATTGGTATTGGAAGTTTTAAGTCCTTTAAGTTGGCATTGGTTCGAGATTTAACGGTAGCTGAATTCAATATTAACGACTTTTCGATCACAGAAACAAAGGACGAGCCATTTGAGTTATTTAATAAGGTAACCTATGTCAATAAAGCAGCCGTTGAAGCAACTTTAACGACAGTGGATAAAAAAGAGTTGGATAAAGCTGTATCTGCCATGTTACAAGCAGAAAAGTTATTGTTTTATGCAGTCGGCGGTTCATCCGTTTCAGCAATAGATGCGTCCTATAAATTCACCAAGCTGGGTTATACCTCTTTAACTTCCTTAGATTTTCACACTATGCTACCATTAGCTGCCAACTTAAATCCGGGTGATGTATTAGTTGTGATTTCTACTTCGGGTAGAACAAAAGATATACTAGAAGTGACCAGATTTGCAAAGAAAAGAGGCGCAACGGTTCTTGCTATTACTAAACTAGATCCATCTTCTCCGTTATATAAAGAAGCGGATATTAAATTGTGCACACCTGATGTTGAACAAGATCATCGCATTGGGAGTATTGCTTCCCGCATGACGCAACTTAATATTATCGATACGCTATACCTGGCAATGTTTCATCGTATTGGCAAAAATGTGCTGGATAAATTTGTGGAGACAAGAGAAGAGGTCGTGCGATTGCGTAGATAAAAAGATGGGCTATCCCATCTTTTTTGTTTGTGAACATTAGATGAACTATTTATGAAAGCGCATTATTTTTTCAGAAAAGCATTGACATTAAATTTCATTATAGTACAATCTATTCATGAAATAAAATTTCATTGAAGAGGTGAGCTTATGTTAGAACATTTATCCACTGAGCGCAGAAACGAAAAGACTGCGCATTTAGATCAAATGACAACACTCGAAATTTTAAATACAATGAATGCTGAGGATCAAACAGTACCTGTATCGGTTGCGAATGAAATAGGTCATATTGCCAAAATTATAGAAAATGTAATCGCTTCCTTTAAAAAGGGTGGCCGACTTATTTATATCGGCGCTGGTACAAGCGGACGTTTAGGAATTTTGGATGCAGTAGAATGTCCGCCAACATTCGGTACGGATAAGGAAATGGTGCAAGGCCTTATTGCTGGTGGTCTAGAAGCATTTACTGTTGCTGTTGAGGGTGCTGAAGATAGCAAAGAATTTGCTGTAGAAGACCTAAAAGCAATTTCTTTAAATGAAAACGATACAGTAATTGGAATTGCGGCGAGTGGACGCACACCTTATGTTATCGGCGGGTTAGAATATGCCAAATCTGTTGGTGCAAGCACAGGAAGTATTGCGTGTAACAAGAACGCTGAAATCAGCAAGTATGCAGATGTAAATATTGAGGTTGAAACAGGGGCTGAAATCCTAACAGGATCTACTCGCTTAAAGGCTGGTACAGCGCAAAAGCTTGTTTTGAATATGATTTCAACTGCATCTATGATTGGAATTGGGAAGGTGTACAAAAACTTGATGGTTGATGTCCAGTCGACAAACATTAAGCTTGTTGAGCGTTCGAAGCGAATTATTATGGAAGCAACAGGAGCAGACTATGAAACTGCACAGACGCATTACGAGCAAGCAGAACGTAATGTTAAAGCGGCAATTGTTATGATTTTATTACAATGTACGTATGAAGAAGCGCTCTTAAAGTTAAAAGATGCAGACGGTTTCGTTCGAAAAACCTTTTAGATAGAAAAGAGGGAGAACTATGAAGAAAGAACAAAAAATGGCACAGGATATTGCGGCGCAGCTTGGTGGAATAAGCAATATTCGTAGTGTAGCCCATTGTATGACACGATTGCGCATGACACTTAAAGATGATGTGAAAGCAGATCTTGTTGCGTTAAAAAAAGTCGACGGTGTTATGGGGGTCATTGAAGATGATACACTTCAAGTCGTTGTAGGTCCGGGAACTGTCAACAAGGTTGCAGCAGAGCTATCGCAAATGACAGGTCTTGGAATTGGAGAAGTAGCACAAGACACTTCAACTGAAGACGCTGTTGCAGATAAGAAAGCAGAGCTGAAGAAAAAAAATAATACACCATTTAAAAATTTACTGCGAAAACTCGGTAATATCTTTATCCCGCTAATTCCAGGTCTTGTAGCATCCGGTATTATTAATGGTATCGCAAACTTCGCCAAAAACGCTGGTGCAGATCCGAATGCAACTTGGCTACAAATTCTTCTTTTAATTGGTGGAGGGATCTTTGCATACCTAGGAATTTTGGTTGGTATTAATACTGCAAAAGAGTTTGGTGGTACACAGGTGCTAGGTGCTGTTGCGGGTATTCTTGTTATTAACCCTGCCCTTGCGACAGTAACTCTTTTTGGTGAGCCACTCGTACCAGGGAGGGGCGGATTATTTGCAGTCATTTTCGCTGCTTGGTTAATGACAGTCATTGAGAAACAAGTTCGTAAAGTGATACCAAGTGCTGTTGATATTATCTTTACATCATTAATTACAGTTCTAATTGTAGGCTTGCTGACAATTTTAGCAATTCAACCTGCAGCTGGTATTTTGTCTGATGGAATCACAGAAGGTATCAAAGTAGTTCTTGATATTGGAGGCGCATTTGCTGGTGCTGTTCTGGCTGGTACATTCTTGCCGCTTGTTATGGTCGGTTTACATCATGGTTTAACACCGATTCATATGGAGTTTATCAATAAAATTCAAGTAACGCCAATTCTGCCAATTCTTGCGATGGCAGGTGCGGGGCAAGTTGGTGCAGCCATTGCCATTTTCGCAAAAACAAAGAACAAAAAGCTGCGCAATATCATTAAAGGTGCACTACCAGTTGGATTTTTAGGGATTGGTGAACCTTTGTTGTACGGGGTAACACTTCCTCTTGGAAGACCATTCATTACAGCTTGTCTGGGTGCTGCTTGTGGCGGTGCGTTTCAAGCAGTTATGAAAACAGCATCTTTAGGAATCGGTGTATCTGGGCTATCGTTAGTGCCACTAATCGCGGATAATAAATATGTATTTTATATCATTGGTATTGTAATTGCTTATACGTTCGGTTTTATCTTTACGTATTTGTTTGGATTCAAGGACGAAATGGCGGACAATCTTTAATATAAAAGGAGAGAGGGCGTCCCTTTCTCCTTTTCTTATAGGTTTTATATAGGGGGCTCGGTATTCACTTTCCCTGACTGTTCAGGAAAAGTGAACATTCATAATAGAAAGAAACAACGAACTTTAACAGAGCCTTTGTTTTATACATTGGTAAGGAAGGTGCGTATACGATGCTTGGAATTTCAGTTTATCTATCAAATGAAAATAAAGAGAAAAACGAACAGTGGATTGCAAAAGCAAAGTCATATGGATTTCAGCATATCTTTACATCGCTTCATATCCCGGAAGACGACCCTAGTACGTACAAGGAACTACTAATGCATCTCGGTAAGCAAGCATTACAGCATGATATGGAATTAATGGCAGATGTTTCGCCAAAATCTCTTTCTTACTTGGGGTTGGATTATCAAACTGTTACAGAGCTAAAGAATTGGGGCGTAGCAGGTTTGCGTGTTGATTACGGGCTAGAGGCGAAGGAAGTTGCACAGCTTTCACACAGTATGAAAATCGCGCTTAATGCCAGTACTGTGACAGAAGGTTTTT belongs to Ectobacillus sp. JY-23 and includes:
- a CDS encoding TerC family protein, coding for MELFSAEFFTALLSIIIIDLVLAGDNAIVIGLAARNLPKDQQKKVIIWGTVGAIVIRAVATLAVVWLLKIPGLLLVGGILLVWIAYKLLVDEKEHNVQSGGSMWAAIRTIIIADALMGLDNVLAVAGAAHGSFLLVVLGLLISIPIVVWGSTIILKFVDRYPIIITFGAAVLAWTATKMIVKEPFVAPYFANPVVKYGFEIIIVAAVVILGTMKKKKQAAHHEEQPIQKQHSS
- a CDS encoding PTS transporter subunit EIIC; translation: MKKEQKMAQDIAAQLGGISNIRSVAHCMTRLRMTLKDDVKADLVALKKVDGVMGVIEDDTLQVVVGPGTVNKVAAELSQMTGLGIGEVAQDTSTEDAVADKKAELKKKNNTPFKNLLRKLGNIFIPLIPGLVASGIINGIANFAKNAGADPNATWLQILLLIGGGIFAYLGILVGINTAKEFGGTQVLGAVAGILVINPALATVTLFGEPLVPGRGGLFAVIFAAWLMTVIEKQVRKVIPSAVDIIFTSLITVLIVGLLTILAIQPAAGILSDGITEGIKVVLDIGGAFAGAVLAGTFLPLVMVGLHHGLTPIHMEFINKIQVTPILPILAMAGAGQVGAAIAIFAKTKNKKLRNIIKGALPVGFLGIGEPLLYGVTLPLGRPFITACLGAACGGAFQAVMKTASLGIGVSGLSLVPLIADNKYVFYIIGIVIAYTFGFIFTYLFGFKDEMADNL
- a CDS encoding YkvA family protein, which translates into the protein MRKLWKRFRFIFNIRKFIPFLKDFFVSKEVPTSKKLISVGLLGLYMVLPLDLIPDFLVFFGILDDVTVFMFVLQYIVKMAPPSMRERYDM
- a CDS encoding DedA family protein produces the protein MEQLILSFIEFLKQFSYAGVVLALTFEFVPAELVLPLVGYWVYQGDMNFIGAIIAGTIGGTTGPLTLYALGYYGGRPLIKKYGKYFFIKEKEMEKAEAFFEKHGPAVAFLGRFVPGIRTLISIPCGVAKMNIWQFSIYTFLAMLPVTALYIYLGMKLGEHWKMAGEVAKEYLLPVGIIIIGIVLIMSVRRYIKAKKAQEF
- the murQ gene encoding N-acetylmuramic acid 6-phosphate etherase; the protein is MLEHLSTERRNEKTAHLDQMTTLEILNTMNAEDQTVPVSVANEIGHIAKIIENVIASFKKGGRLIYIGAGTSGRLGILDAVECPPTFGTDKEMVQGLIAGGLEAFTVAVEGAEDSKEFAVEDLKAISLNENDTVIGIAASGRTPYVIGGLEYAKSVGASTGSIACNKNAEISKYADVNIEVETGAEILTGSTRLKAGTAQKLVLNMISTASMIGIGKVYKNLMVDVQSTNIKLVERSKRIIMEATGADYETAQTHYEQAERNVKAAIVMILLQCTYEEALLKLKDADGFVRKTF
- a CDS encoding MurR/RpiR family transcriptional regulator, translated to MKHLTILSKIENYMDRFSPAEKKIAVYILENAEIVPNLTTKDISANTGSSEASVVRFCKTIGIGSFKSFKLALVRDLTVAEFNINDFSITETKDEPFELFNKVTYVNKAAVEATLTTVDKKELDKAVSAMLQAEKLLFYAVGGSSVSAIDASYKFTKLGYTSLTSLDFHTMLPLAANLNPGDVLVVISTSGRTKDILEVTRFAKKRGATVLAITKLDPSSPLYKEADIKLCTPDVEQDHRIGSIASRMTQLNIIDTLYLAMFHRIGKNVLDKFVETREEVVRLRR
- a CDS encoding alpha/beta hydrolase, giving the protein MKRIIKRMTLGVISIVLIIVGVFIFSPRPITWIVKQSFVGGNEVAAADFDEAKQKTTMEADINYGPKFPNSTLDIIHYKGDKQNIPTIFWIHGGAFVGGDKADVLKYATYIASNGFNVVNINYGLAPNVSYPVPLQQIDQAYRFIKKNAKQYGLDISNIYVAGDSAGAQLAAQFTSIQMNEGFSDSAKIGRSIPPETIRGVILLCGPYDLQEVATMSPSAFKRFLFKRIGWSYFGKYNWEGKQATLEASLLKNVPKAFVPTFITDGNTASFEAQGKRFAKLLEKRTTVTQVFYDTSKGTYGHEYQFQMNLDAAQNTFKELLKFLEETKSSAATKQS
- a CDS encoding glycosyl hydrolase; amino-acid sequence: MKKNGKLVTTIVASSVILASVSPVYAQSPISTKATATTLKKSTTGNGIKRVENLVDARATNKTKSLFAYLDDIRGKHVLFGHQHATDEGFTLTGSNEIESEVKNSVGDFPAVFGWDTLSLEGKEKPGVANDLEQSRINLAKSMKEAHELGGIVSLSTHFPNFVTGGNFNDTSGSVVEHILPGGDKNDEFNAFLDNIAMFANNLKDDRGDLIPVLFRPFHEQNGGWFWWGAKTTTVSQYVEIYRYTVEYLRDKKGVHNFLYVFSPNGTFGGSEESYLMTYPGDEYVDVLGMDQYDNQSNPGSTQFLNNLVSDLGMIARLADTKGKIATFSEFGYSPQGMKTTGNGDLEWFTKVMNAIKADPDAKRISYMQTWANFGLNGNLFVPYKNAPNGLGDHELLADFIKYYNDPYTSFLNEVSGVYKYKVKAAKEQPFMHVASPTAGATVNTNTTKIRARVLHNKPTKVVYIVEGTEKEVPMKLDADGYYSEDWSPDAVFNGKSVQITVKSYGKNHSVQEQTIKVFVKVPEILTKQYTFDTNIEGIQNNGTYPDSILTSFEHASLNGDGKLKINVIGLKATDTWQELKVELPNITQSVDLEHVNRVRFDLLIPAFANSNNTNASLRGVAMLPPDWDTKYGMTTTEVKLTDLAPVIIDGMNYLKYQASINLNNPVKTVEATSLALSVVGNGLQLDGAMFMDNIQLLNTFTEAPKDPAVVDDFESYQDDDAALRTKWVHAGGDTTAVSLNRDHESGGSYALKFDYTLAGSGYAGITKSLGGVDWSNFNKLKFWLVPDGKNQKMVVQIRVDGVSYEAYPSLASTEAGWVELHFNEFTVAPWDSANIGKTLNKTNLKNVQDFAVYVNSVNGAALSSSLYLDDIKAINDGTGGVPNGGTGPGSTPEKAGTLYDFEGDVQGWNVEQNQANATIPVVTADVAAKGVYSLASSFDLTKAGGFELAKVQAADLSAVDTVSVKVKLSAGQANARLYVKVGVNWSWYDSGTVSIDSTGFKTLTLPLSAGWGLEAVKAIGVKIEPTGGTGTANVYVDDVALSVTK